Part of the Ignavibacterium album JCM 16511 genome, ACACCAACTCTGTCTTTATTTATTTTATCAAGATTTAACAGAGAGTCTTCTATTGCTTCCTGAGCAGAAACGAGTGCGAATTGAGTAAAAGGGTCGAGTCGTTTTAATGTTTTTTTATCGAAATAATTTTCGGGATTAAAATTTTTTACTTCTGCGGCAAATTTTGTATCAAAATTTGTAGTATCGAAATGAGTGATGAGGTCAACACCGTTTCTTCCATCCAACAAACCTTGCCAATATTCTTTAACACTAATACCAATGGGAGTAACAGCTCCCATTCCGGTTACAACAACTCTTCTCTTTCCCATAGATGTGTGATTAGAGATTTAGTCGGGGAAATTTTCCGACTAAATCCTTAACCTAATTTTGATTTAAGGTAGTTGATAGCATCTCCAACAGTGCCGATTTTCTCAGCATCTTCATCAGGGATTGAAATCTGAAATGCACTTTCAAAACCCATTACCAATTCAACTATATCTAATGAATCAGCACCCAAATCATTTGTGAATGATGCTTCAGGAGTAATCTGAGATTCTTCAACACCGAGTTTATCAATAATGATCTCTTTTACCTTTGCTTCAACATCCATTGTATTCTCCTATAATTTATTGATGATTTTTGTTAACGAATATTTGACTATTGTAAATTTAATAAAATTGATTTTCAATAAAAAAGCTACATTGTCAGTCCGCCATCAACAGCAAAGACTTGTCCGGTTATATATTCTGCATCGTCGCTGCACAAAAATGCAACCATCTTTGCAATATTTTCAGGTGTACCTATTTTACCGAGCGGAATGTTATGAACCAATTTTTGTTTTTGCTCATCAGTTAATTTGTCTGTCATATCCGATTTAATAAATCCTGGTGCAATTGCATTAACTGTAATTCCTCTTGAGGCAACTTCTCTTGCAACAGATTTTGTAAAGCCAATTACTCCTGCTTTAGAAGCTACATAGTTTGCTTGTCCGGGATTTCCAATTAAAGCAACAACTGATGATATGTTCACAATTCTTCCTGACCTCTGAGAAACGAGATTTTTAAGAACTGCTTTTGTACAGTTAAAAACACTTTTAAGATTGGCATCAATAACAT contains:
- a CDS encoding acyl carrier protein, with the translated sequence MDVEAKVKEIIIDKLGVEESQITPEASFTNDLGADSLDIVELVMGFESAFQISIPDEDAEKIGTVGDAINYLKSKLG
- the fabG gene encoding 3-oxoacyl-[acyl-carrier-protein] reductase, with amino-acid sequence METKNKKAIVTGGTRGIGRAIVKELATNTSYKGVLSDVAFIYNKSDEAAQHLVNELKNSQTKVFAIKADVASFEETQRAISEAIEKLGGIDFLINNAGITRDTLLLRMSEKDFDDVIDANLKSVFNCTKAVLKNLVSQRSGRIVNISSVVALIGNPGQANYVASKAGVIGFTKSVAREVASRGITVNAIAPGFIKSDMTDKLTDEQKQKLVHNIPLGKIGTPENIAKMVAFLCSDDAEYITGQVFAVDGGLTM